The following are from one region of the Melaminivora suipulveris genome:
- a CDS encoding c-type cytochrome — MALKPLVLGAAGLLALLLVAGAGYFSLRAGGRQATPPLHSLRPDDPQVLRVGARIYAQQCAACHGAKGEGQAHWRDRGPDGLLPAPPHDASGHTWHHPDEQLFAITKQGLAKLINQPDYRTAMPIYGGVLSDDEIVAVLSWIKAQWPSEIRRRHDEINDQYRKSLAR; from the coding sequence ATGGCATTGAAACCGCTGGTCCTGGGGGCCGCAGGATTGTTGGCCTTGCTGTTGGTCGCAGGGGCGGGTTACTTTTCCCTGCGCGCCGGTGGCCGGCAGGCGACGCCGCCGCTGCACAGCCTGCGCCCCGATGATCCCCAGGTCCTGCGTGTCGGCGCCCGCATCTACGCGCAACAGTGTGCGGCCTGCCACGGCGCCAAGGGCGAGGGCCAGGCCCACTGGCGTGATCGCGGGCCCGACGGCCTGCTGCCGGCGCCGCCGCACGACGCGAGCGGCCACACCTGGCACCACCCGGACGAGCAGTTGTTCGCCATCACCAAGCAGGGACTGGCCAAGCTGATCAATCAGCCCGACTACCGCACGGCCATGCCCATTTACGGCGGCGTGCTGAGCGACGACGAGATCGTTGCCGTGCTGTCATGGATCAAGGCGCAATGGCCGTCCGAGATACGGCGCCGCCATGATGAAATCAACGACCAGTACCGCAAGTCGTTGGCGCGATAG
- a CDS encoding heavy metal translocating P-type ATPase, with translation MKPNAKPTPEIASCGGSACSHCADDVAVAAPTPPAAQAAGVTTFRIATMDCASEEGEIRRALEPLGGIRSLSFQLGARTLTIDADPKDLPQALEAIRKAGFDPKPLTSTAEHQDASEGAHDHDHGFEAGIGRMGAALGMAIAAETVSFFAPDLLIWKLAGMAVAAVAIWLAGLDTYTKGLKALRQGRLNINALMTVAVTGAFVIGQWPEAAMVMALYAIAELIEARAVDRARNAIKGLMALAPAEAEVKQPDGSWQAQASKSIAIDATVRIKPGERVPLDGLVTSGNSAVDQASVTGESIPVDKAVGDSVFAGTINQTGALEIRVTAAANDSTLARIIHAVEQAQGTRAPTQRFVDRFAAIYTPAVFGIALAVAVLMPLLADLTWMQAVYKALVLLVIACPCALVISTPVTVVSGLAAAVRKGILIKGGIYLEQARQIKAVALDKTGTITQGKPRLVHWEALPWSAGDLDPAVVGASLAARSDHPVSKAIAESLAGERLDVEAFEALVGKGVQGSLQGQRFVLGNHRLIHDQGLCSAELEAKLAEHEALGRTITLLAAEDRVLALFAVADTLKDSSTQAVAELNAMGVKTVMLTGDNPATASAIAAQAGIADARGDLLPQDKQAAIGELQRAHGMTAMVGDGINDAPSLAQADIGFAMGGAGTDIAMEAADVIIMNDDLRRLASTIRLSRKTHAVLWQNIALALGIKAVFLVLAVFGSATMWMAVFADMGASLLVVGNGLRLLRR, from the coding sequence ATGAAACCTAATGCCAAGCCCACACCTGAAATCGCATCGTGCGGCGGATCCGCCTGTTCGCATTGCGCTGACGATGTCGCCGTCGCGGCACCGACACCTCCTGCGGCGCAAGCGGCTGGGGTTACGACTTTTCGGATCGCGACCATGGACTGTGCCTCCGAGGAGGGTGAGATCCGCCGGGCCCTTGAGCCCTTGGGGGGCATCCGCAGCCTGAGCTTCCAACTTGGCGCTCGCACCCTGACTATCGACGCCGATCCGAAAGACTTGCCTCAAGCGCTGGAAGCGATCCGGAAGGCCGGTTTCGATCCCAAGCCTTTGACCTCGACGGCTGAGCACCAGGATGCAAGCGAAGGCGCTCATGACCACGACCATGGATTCGAAGCAGGCATTGGGCGGATGGGCGCAGCGCTGGGAATGGCCATCGCAGCGGAAACTGTGTCTTTCTTCGCGCCGGACCTACTGATCTGGAAACTGGCCGGCATGGCCGTCGCTGCGGTCGCCATCTGGCTGGCGGGGTTGGACACTTACACGAAGGGCCTCAAGGCGTTGCGCCAGGGCCGGCTCAACATCAACGCGCTGATGACCGTGGCTGTCACCGGTGCCTTCGTCATCGGGCAGTGGCCGGAAGCCGCCATGGTGATGGCGCTTTATGCCATCGCGGAGTTGATCGAAGCGCGTGCGGTGGATCGGGCACGTAACGCCATCAAGGGCCTGATGGCGCTTGCACCGGCTGAAGCCGAGGTGAAGCAGCCCGACGGCAGTTGGCAGGCCCAGGCCTCGAAGTCGATTGCGATCGACGCCACCGTACGCATCAAACCGGGCGAGCGGGTGCCCCTGGATGGCTTGGTGACATCAGGCAACAGTGCCGTGGACCAAGCCAGCGTCACTGGCGAGAGCATTCCCGTTGACAAGGCCGTGGGTGACTCGGTGTTCGCTGGCACCATCAACCAGACTGGTGCGTTGGAGATCCGCGTGACCGCCGCAGCGAACGACTCTACGCTGGCTCGCATCATCCACGCGGTGGAGCAGGCTCAAGGGACCCGAGCCCCAACGCAGCGCTTTGTCGACCGTTTCGCGGCAATTTATACGCCGGCCGTGTTCGGGATTGCGTTGGCCGTGGCGGTGCTGATGCCTTTGCTGGCCGATCTGACCTGGATGCAGGCGGTTTACAAGGCCCTGGTGCTGCTGGTCATTGCCTGCCCGTGCGCCTTGGTGATTTCGACGCCGGTCACGGTGGTCAGTGGGCTTGCCGCCGCCGTGCGCAAAGGCATCTTGATCAAGGGCGGCATCTATCTGGAGCAAGCCCGGCAGATCAAGGCCGTGGCGCTGGACAAGACCGGCACGATCACGCAAGGCAAGCCGCGTCTGGTGCACTGGGAAGCCCTGCCTTGGTCCGCCGGGGATCTCGACCCTGCGGTAGTCGGCGCAAGCTTGGCAGCACGCTCCGACCATCCGGTATCGAAAGCCATAGCGGAATCGCTGGCTGGCGAGCGGCTGGATGTGGAAGCCTTCGAGGCCTTGGTCGGCAAAGGCGTGCAAGGCAGCCTGCAAGGCCAGCGTTTCGTGCTGGGCAACCACCGCCTAATTCATGACCAGGGCCTGTGCAGCGCCGAGCTCGAAGCCAAACTGGCAGAGCATGAGGCTCTCGGTCGCACGATCACGCTGCTCGCCGCCGAAGATCGGGTGCTGGCATTGTTCGCCGTGGCGGATACCTTGAAGGACTCTTCAACCCAAGCGGTTGCTGAACTCAACGCGATGGGCGTCAAGACCGTCATGTTGACCGGCGACAACCCTGCAACGGCGAGTGCCATCGCCGCTCAGGCCGGTATTGCCGACGCCCGAGGCGACCTGCTGCCACAGGACAAACAAGCCGCCATCGGCGAATTGCAGCGCGCGCATGGCATGACCGCCATGGTGGGCGACGGCATCAATGACGCGCCGTCATTGGCGCAGGCCGACATCGGATTTGCGATGGGCGGCGCTGGCACCGACATCGCCATGGAGGCTGCCGATGTCATCATCATGAATGACGATCTGCGGCGTCTGGCGAGCACCATTCGCCTCTCGCGCAAGACCCATGCGGTGCTGTGGCAGAACATTGCGCTGGCCTTGGGTATCAAGGCTGTGTTCCTGGTGTTGGCCGTATTCGGCAGCGCGACGATGTGGATGGCGGTGTTTGCCGACATGGGGGCCAGTTTACTGGTGGTCGGCAACGGTTTGAGGCTCCTGCGCCGATGA
- a CDS encoding copper-binding protein, whose translation MNTIQRLLTISALAMGVALPMAGHAQVSPNSGQTAATAPASMTDGEVKKVDSDNGKITLKHGDIKNLDMPGMTMVFTVRDKGQLTNLKPGDKVQFMVIQEGGKMIVTDIQPAR comes from the coding sequence ATGAACACCATCCAACGTCTGCTCACCATTTCCGCCCTGGCCATGGGCGTTGCCCTGCCGATGGCGGGCCATGCCCAGGTCAGTCCCAATTCAGGCCAGACTGCGGCGACCGCACCCGCATCCATGACCGACGGCGAGGTCAAGAAGGTCGATTCGGACAACGGCAAGATCACCCTCAAGCATGGGGACATCAAGAACCTGGACATGCCCGGAATGACCATGGTCTTCACCGTCCGCGACAAGGGGCAGCTCACCAACCTCAAGCCCGGCGACAAGGTGCAATTCATGGTCATCCAGGAAGGCGGGAAGATGATCGTCACCGACATCCAGCCCGCGCGCTGA
- a CDS encoding DUF2933 domain-containing protein, whose translation MTHDHASHPQGVQTGGFWRSRYALGLLVFGAVVGYFLWTEHRAHLEQWWPYALLLVCPLMHVFMHKGHGGHGGHGGGSGATGQGTGQNSDRS comes from the coding sequence ATGACCCATGACCATGCATCTCATCCGCAGGGTGTGCAGACCGGCGGGTTCTGGCGCTCGCGCTATGCCCTTGGCCTGCTCGTGTTCGGCGCCGTCGTCGGGTACTTCCTATGGACCGAACACCGTGCCCACCTGGAGCAATGGTGGCCTTATGCCCTGCTGCTGGTTTGCCCGCTGATGCATGTTTTTATGCACAAGGGCCATGGTGGTCATGGCGGGCACGGTGGTGGTTCCGGAGCCACTGGCCAGGGCACTGGACAAAACTCCGACAGGAGCTGA
- a CDS encoding multicopper oxidase family protein, with amino-acid sequence MTSRRDFFKFAGIAGGAVAASAVSRVSMAALPEPVIQSSPNTMAPLMPNSGRPYNPVVTLNGWTLPWRMNQGVKEFHLVAEPVVREMAPGMKAHLWGYNGQSPGPTIEVVEGDRVRIFVTNKLPEHTSIHWHGQRLPNGMDGVTGLTQPAIPSGKTFVYEFVARRPGTFMYHPHADEMVQMAMGMMGFWVTHPKAKHPLIDEAQRDFCFLLSAYDIEPGAATPKVAEMTDFNLWTWNSRVFPGIDSLNVRLNDKVRIRMGNLTMTNHPMHLHGHEFVVTGTDGGPTPKSARWPEVTTDVAVGQMRQIEFVADEEGDWAFHCHKSHHTMNAMGHDVPTMIGVDHSGLAKKVNKLIPDYMVMGERGMSDMSEMEMPIPDNTIPMMTGQGPFGSVEMGGMFSVLKVRKEQKPGDYKDPGWFKHPAGTVAHEYTGPMAEPARFSAEGGQSMPRVRKPATPTEVKVRKPTSHGEH; translated from the coding sequence ATGACATCCAGAAGAGATTTTTTCAAGTTCGCCGGTATTGCAGGCGGCGCAGTGGCTGCCAGCGCGGTGAGCCGTGTATCGATGGCGGCCTTGCCCGAGCCGGTGATTCAGTCCAGCCCGAACACCATGGCTCCACTGATGCCCAATTCGGGACGGCCGTACAACCCGGTGGTCACGCTCAATGGCTGGACGCTGCCGTGGCGCATGAACCAGGGCGTCAAGGAGTTCCACCTGGTGGCCGAACCGGTGGTGCGCGAAATGGCCCCAGGGATGAAGGCTCACCTGTGGGGTTACAACGGCCAGAGCCCCGGCCCCACCATCGAAGTGGTGGAGGGCGACCGGGTGCGCATCTTCGTCACCAACAAGCTGCCCGAGCACACCAGCATCCACTGGCACGGCCAGCGGCTGCCCAACGGCATGGATGGCGTGACGGGCCTGACGCAGCCGGCCATTCCATCGGGCAAGACCTTTGTCTACGAGTTCGTGGCGCGCCGCCCCGGCACCTTCATGTACCACCCGCACGCCGACGAGATGGTGCAAATGGCCATGGGAATGATGGGCTTCTGGGTCACGCACCCGAAAGCCAAGCACCCCCTGATTGATGAGGCGCAACGAGATTTCTGCTTCCTGCTCAGTGCGTATGACATTGAGCCAGGGGCTGCAACGCCCAAGGTCGCGGAGATGACGGACTTCAACCTGTGGACATGGAACAGCCGTGTCTTTCCCGGCATCGACTCTCTGAACGTGCGTCTCAACGACAAGGTGCGCATTCGCATGGGCAACCTCACCATGACCAATCACCCGATGCACCTGCATGGTCACGAGTTTGTGGTCACGGGCACCGATGGCGGCCCGACGCCCAAAAGCGCACGCTGGCCCGAGGTGACCACCGACGTGGCGGTGGGCCAGATGCGCCAGATCGAGTTCGTGGCCGATGAGGAGGGCGATTGGGCCTTCCACTGCCACAAGAGCCACCACACCATGAACGCCATGGGGCACGACGTGCCGACGATGATCGGCGTGGATCACAGCGGCCTTGCCAAGAAAGTCAACAAGCTCATTCCGGACTACATGGTCATGGGTGAACGCGGTATGTCTGACATGTCCGAGATGGAAATGCCAATCCCTGACAACACCATACCCATGATGACCGGCCAGGGACCGTTCGGATCGGTGGAGATGGGCGGGATGTTCAGCGTGCTCAAAGTGCGCAAGGAGCAGAAGCCCGGCGACTACAAAGACCCCGGCTGGTTCAAGCATCCGGCAGGCACGGTGGCGCATGAGTACACCGGCCCGATGGCCGAGCCCGCGCGCTTCAGCGCAGAGGGCGGCCAGTCCATGCCGCGCGTTCGCAAGCCTGCAACGCCGACCGAAGTCAAGGTGCGCAAGCCCACTTCGCATGGCGAGCATTGA
- the lspA gene encoding signal peptidase II, giving the protein MSWKSVFYDWGGLNGALFQFINEATPPILMPLAWLFSNVLGNYWTAPLILLTLWAWSRSTAVTGRALAIRRQLLQFVISFGIAFAITSILKLWLDFPRPAAVFSQLDHVLGTLEEHYSLPSGHSTYAALVAGALWPLAGVRQRMALVAYVVLVGWSRIAAGMHFPSDVLAGWGIASGSLVLAGSLLTMLPVAGRLTDLRAAGIWYGLAAAVLLGDQFAKAVVSLLFSYGDQVAVTSFFNLAHFRNNGAAFSLLAGAGDWARFGFAALALGVLLWLIRLLHQGVSKWEGVGYCLILGGALGNAVDRLLRGAVVDFLDFHWRGAHWPAFNLADVAISFGVACLFAAVMHQGKVVASDAGYQ; this is encoded by the coding sequence ATGAGCTGGAAGTCGGTTTTCTACGATTGGGGTGGCTTGAATGGCGCCTTGTTTCAGTTCATCAACGAGGCCACGCCGCCGATTTTGATGCCACTGGCCTGGCTTTTCAGCAACGTCCTGGGCAACTACTGGACTGCGCCTTTGATCCTGCTCACACTGTGGGCATGGTCAAGATCAACGGCGGTGACGGGGCGCGCCTTGGCGATTCGGCGGCAGCTTCTTCAATTCGTGATCAGCTTCGGCATCGCATTTGCGATCACTTCCATCTTGAAGCTCTGGCTCGATTTTCCGCGACCGGCTGCGGTATTTAGCCAGTTGGATCACGTCCTTGGCACGCTGGAGGAGCACTACAGCCTACCGAGCGGTCATTCCACCTACGCCGCACTCGTTGCCGGGGCGCTGTGGCCGCTGGCCGGTGTTCGACAGCGGATGGCATTAGTTGCTTATGTCGTTCTGGTTGGCTGGTCGCGCATTGCAGCAGGCATGCACTTTCCCTCTGATGTGCTGGCCGGCTGGGGGATTGCCTCCGGTAGCCTGGTGTTGGCTGGCTCGCTGCTGACGATGCTGCCGGTTGCGGGGAGGTTGACGGATCTGCGAGCGGCCGGCATCTGGTATGGCTTGGCTGCCGCAGTGTTACTTGGCGATCAATTCGCAAAGGCCGTCGTCTCGCTCCTTTTCAGTTATGGCGACCAAGTCGCTGTAACCTCCTTCTTCAATCTCGCCCATTTCAGGAACAACGGTGCAGCTTTCAGCCTGCTGGCTGGTGCAGGCGACTGGGCACGCTTCGGTTTTGCCGCGCTTGCGCTGGGAGTCTTGCTCTGGCTGATCCGCCTGTTGCATCAGGGAGTTTCGAAATGGGAAGGCGTTGGTTACTGCCTGATCTTGGGTGGGGCGTTGGGTAATGCAGTGGACCGACTGTTGCGAGGGGCTGTAGTCGACTTCCTAGACTTCCATTGGCGGGGAGCGCATTGGCCGGCTTTCAATTTGGCTGACGTTGCTATCTCATTTGGCGTGGCCTGCTTGTTTGCTGCTGTGATGCATCAAGGCAAGGTTGTTGCGTCAGACGCTGGATACCAATGA
- a CDS encoding DUF4148 domain-containing protein yields MIQQRLSLSSMIAAATAVVALGLPGMASAAYEHPVNNEKGVIVHPEHFKSEKTRAQVKAEAEAAMRQGRLSYGESNYPIRTPDAGPGKTREQVINEMLNESPAERDARQRLYYPG; encoded by the coding sequence ATGATCCAACAACGCCTCTCCCTTTCTTCCATGATCGCAGCCGCAACCGCAGTGGTTGCTCTGGGCCTTCCAGGGATGGCTTCGGCAGCATATGAGCATCCTGTCAACAATGAAAAGGGCGTAATCGTTCACCCGGAACACTTCAAGAGCGAAAAAACCCGTGCCCAAGTCAAAGCGGAAGCCGAGGCTGCCATGCGGCAAGGCCGTCTTTCCTACGGCGAGAGCAACTACCCGATCCGCACGCCCGATGCAGGTCCTGGCAAAACGCGTGAACAAGTGATCAACGAAATGCTGAACGAGTCACCTGCAGAACGCGACGCGCGTCAGCGTCTCTACTACCCGGGTTGA
- a CDS encoding TolC family protein: MMRLRATHAKWALSALGLAVLTGCASVSLDQNINRVNVEAGSFTEGKLALARTQEESDQRAQAAQALLAQPLGQKETVQLALVNSPSLQALLAQGWAESADAAQVGRIANPIFSFERMTAGTELDLGRALSFGLLDLLTLPTRYGVATRRIEQSQLRLTGNVVDQVTGVRQAWVRAVAAQQEFQYAKQVYDSAEAGAELARRMQGVGNFNRITRAREQAFYADAATRLSTAQHQVTASREELVRLLGLDESQAQALKLPERLPDLPKQALDPQAVGSLATKARLDIRLAQAALDGAAKAQGLNMVTSFTDIELTGRRNTTFDNAEGTRSTARGWEVAVRLPIFDWGGMQRDAMNARTLAAANQLEATARAAGSSLRESYSAYRTAYDVARHYRDEVVPVRKVIAEENQLRYNGMLISAFELLADARDQVGAVTAALNAQQQFWLADAALQASVIGRPTNTSLSVTSSAPSGGDAGH; the protein is encoded by the coding sequence ATGATGCGTTTGCGTGCAACTCACGCCAAATGGGCCCTGTCTGCACTCGGACTGGCGGTGCTGACCGGCTGTGCCAGCGTCAGCCTGGATCAGAACATCAATCGTGTCAACGTCGAAGCGGGCAGCTTTACCGAAGGCAAACTCGCCTTGGCTCGTACCCAGGAGGAAAGCGACCAGCGAGCACAGGCCGCTCAAGCCTTGCTTGCGCAGCCTCTGGGTCAGAAAGAAACCGTTCAGTTAGCTTTGGTTAACAGCCCGTCTTTGCAGGCCCTGCTGGCGCAAGGCTGGGCGGAGTCTGCCGATGCCGCGCAGGTGGGGCGGATTGCCAACCCCATCTTCAGTTTTGAGCGCATGACGGCCGGCACTGAGCTGGACTTGGGGCGTGCGCTCTCCTTTGGCCTGTTGGATCTACTGACCCTGCCGACCCGGTACGGTGTCGCCACCCGGCGTATCGAGCAATCTCAATTGCGCCTGACCGGCAACGTGGTGGACCAGGTCACTGGGGTGCGCCAGGCCTGGGTACGGGCCGTGGCCGCACAGCAGGAGTTCCAGTATGCCAAGCAGGTCTATGACAGCGCCGAAGCGGGCGCCGAATTGGCCCGGCGCATGCAGGGCGTGGGCAACTTCAACCGCATTACCCGCGCACGCGAGCAGGCTTTTTATGCCGATGCCGCCACCCGACTGAGCACGGCCCAGCACCAGGTCACGGCCAGCCGGGAAGAACTGGTACGTTTGCTGGGGCTCGATGAAAGCCAAGCGCAAGCGCTGAAGCTTCCCGAACGTCTGCCCGATCTCCCCAAGCAAGCACTGGATCCGCAGGCGGTTGGCTCGCTGGCGACCAAGGCGCGGCTGGACATCCGTCTGGCGCAGGCTGCGCTGGATGGCGCTGCCAAGGCCCAGGGCTTGAACATGGTGACCAGCTTCACCGATATCGAACTCACTGGGCGCCGCAATACCACCTTCGACAATGCCGAGGGCACCCGCTCTACCGCGCGCGGCTGGGAAGTCGCGGTACGCCTGCCCATCTTTGACTGGGGCGGAATGCAACGCGATGCGATGAACGCCCGTACGCTGGCGGCCGCCAACCAGCTCGAAGCCACGGCCCGCGCTGCAGGATCCAGCCTGCGGGAAAGCTATTCGGCCTATCGGACGGCCTACGACGTGGCGCGGCATTACCGCGACGAAGTGGTTCCGGTGCGCAAGGTGATCGCGGAGGAGAACCAGCTTCGCTACAACGGCATGCTGATCAGCGCGTTCGAACTGCTGGCCGATGCGCGCGACCAGGTCGGTGCCGTCACTGCGGCCCTGAATGCGCAGCAGCAATTCTGGCTGGCCGATGCCGCCTTGCAGGCCTCCGTGATCGGGCGCCCCACCAACACCAGCTTATCCGTCACCTCCAGCGCGCCCAGCGGCGGCGATGCCGGCCATTGA
- a CDS encoding heavy metal response regulator transcription factor produces MKILIVEDEPKTGEYLRQGLTEAGYISDLVPNGADGLHLALQGEYDLVILDVMLPGLNGWQVLQSLRERGLQMPVLFLTARDQVEDRVKGLELGADDYLVKPFSFAELLARVRIILRRGHAGNESTVLRVADLELDLLRRRVSRNGRRVDLTAKEFGLLELLMRRHGEVLPRSLIASQVWDMNFDSDTNVIEVAMRRLRVKIDEGHAVKLIQTVRGMGYVLDVPQEE; encoded by the coding sequence GTGAAAATATTGATCGTTGAAGACGAGCCCAAGACGGGTGAATACCTACGTCAAGGGTTAACTGAGGCTGGATACATTTCCGACCTTGTGCCCAATGGCGCAGATGGGCTGCATTTGGCCTTGCAGGGCGAATATGACTTGGTGATCCTGGACGTCATGCTGCCCGGGCTGAACGGCTGGCAGGTGTTGCAATCGCTGCGCGAGCGCGGCCTGCAAATGCCAGTGCTGTTCCTGACCGCACGCGATCAAGTGGAGGATCGTGTCAAAGGACTGGAACTCGGGGCCGATGACTACCTTGTCAAGCCATTCTCCTTTGCAGAATTGCTGGCGAGGGTTCGGATCATTCTGCGGCGCGGCCACGCAGGCAACGAGAGCACCGTGCTGCGAGTGGCCGACCTGGAACTGGATTTGCTGCGCCGCCGGGTATCCCGAAACGGCAGGCGTGTCGATCTGACGGCCAAGGAATTCGGCCTGCTGGAACTGCTAATGCGCCGGCACGGCGAGGTGCTGCCGCGTTCCCTGATCGCTTCACAGGTGTGGGACATGAACTTCGACAGCGACACCAACGTCATCGAGGTGGCGATGCGCCGCCTGCGCGTGAAGATCGACGAGGGCCACGCGGTCAAGCTGATCCAGACCGTGCGCGGCATGGGCTACGTGCTCGACGTTCCGCAGGAGGAGTAG
- a CDS encoding cupredoxin domain-containing protein, whose product MKFTRSTISQLFAMVVLAASGAAFASGNHAGGHGHDEGGETAIGKPGIAAKASRTITIEMSDNMRYTPSNIQVKQGETVRFIVKNTGQVKHELSLGTEKELLEHLEQMKKFPDMEHDEPSKITLGPGKQGDIVWQFTKAGAVNFACLMPGHYEAGMKGAIKVGRK is encoded by the coding sequence ATGAAATTCACGCGATCCACTATTTCTCAACTCTTCGCCATGGTTGTGCTGGCCGCATCGGGGGCAGCCTTCGCCAGCGGCAACCATGCAGGTGGTCACGGCCATGATGAGGGTGGCGAGACGGCCATTGGCAAGCCCGGCATCGCCGCCAAGGCTAGCCGCACCATCACCATCGAAATGAGCGACAACATGCGGTACACGCCGTCGAACATTCAGGTCAAACAAGGCGAGACCGTGCGCTTCATCGTCAAGAACACAGGACAGGTCAAGCACGAACTCAGCCTGGGCACCGAGAAGGAATTGCTGGAGCACCTGGAACAGATGAAGAAATTCCCCGACATGGAGCACGACGAGCCCAGCAAGATCACCTTGGGGCCGGGCAAGCAAGGCGACATCGTCTGGCAGTTCACCAAGGCGGGAGCCGTGAACTTCGCCTGCCTGATGCCTGGCCACTATGAGGCTGGCATGAAGGGCGCCATCAAGGTGGGCCGCAAATGA
- a CDS encoding heavy metal sensor histidine kinase has protein sequence MLFRVRWGQLPLTHRLTLLFTAVAASVVLGLGALFLVETERHFVELDRMALQDKQHLIEEILRNAISADDARRRLGEALSYHHDLYAQVQEGQGAVVFQSQGFIPAMRGDKPLRAGENKVFGVWRHGDARFHTLVFKAYPAYSSTPLMVWIAADTDHHTQFLDGLRRSLALYVLVAIAICGLLSWLAARQGLAPLRDMKSRAAKVTGQKLGERMPVQAVPVEMADLAQELNRMLDRLQEDFQRLTDFASDLAHELRTPISNLLTQTQVALATKRDAATYRDILASNAEEFERLARMVSDMLFLAKTERGVDLPHKERFSARQDALALLEFYEAVAEEKRIRLQLEGDGEVEGDRLMFRRAVSNLLSNALRYTPEAGVITIRITNTAQATTVAVENTGADIDAKTLPRLFDRFYRADASRAHPDSDGSGLGLAITRAIAEAHGGRVTATSGQGRTCFALVFPHRAATR, from the coding sequence GTGTTGTTTCGGGTTCGTTGGGGTCAGTTGCCGCTGACGCATCGCCTGACCCTGCTCTTCACCGCGGTGGCGGCCTCGGTGGTGCTGGGGCTGGGCGCTTTGTTTCTGGTGGAGACTGAGCGGCATTTCGTCGAGCTTGATCGGATGGCGCTGCAAGACAAGCAACACCTGATCGAGGAAATTCTGCGTAATGCCATCTCGGCCGACGATGCTCGCCGACGATTGGGTGAGGCGCTGAGCTATCACCATGACCTCTACGCCCAGGTTCAGGAGGGACAAGGAGCGGTGGTCTTTCAATCCCAAGGGTTCATCCCCGCCATGCGCGGCGATAAGCCCCTGCGCGCCGGTGAAAACAAAGTGTTTGGGGTGTGGCGGCACGGTGATGCCCGGTTCCATACACTGGTCTTCAAGGCCTACCCTGCCTACTCCAGCACTCCCCTGATGGTCTGGATCGCTGCGGATACGGATCACCACACGCAGTTTCTCGACGGCCTGCGGCGCAGCTTGGCCCTTTATGTGCTCGTCGCCATCGCCATCTGCGGCCTGCTCTCGTGGCTCGCCGCGCGCCAAGGGCTGGCGCCGTTGCGCGACATGAAGTCACGGGCCGCCAAGGTGACGGGCCAGAAGCTCGGCGAGCGCATGCCCGTGCAGGCCGTGCCGGTGGAAATGGCCGACCTGGCGCAGGAGCTGAACCGCATGCTGGATCGGCTGCAGGAGGACTTCCAGCGCCTGACCGATTTCGCGTCAGACCTCGCGCACGAGCTGCGCACGCCCATTAGCAATCTGCTGACGCAGACACAGGTGGCGCTGGCGACCAAGCGCGATGCCGCAACGTACCGCGACATCCTGGCATCGAACGCCGAAGAATTCGAGCGGCTGGCGCGCATGGTGTCCGACATGCTGTTCCTGGCCAAGACCGAGCGCGGCGTGGATCTGCCGCACAAGGAGCGGTTTTCCGCCCGCCAGGACGCACTGGCGCTGCTGGAGTTCTACGAGGCCGTGGCCGAGGAAAAGCGCATCCGGCTCCAGTTGGAAGGCGACGGCGAGGTCGAAGGCGATCGCCTGATGTTCCGCCGTGCAGTGAGCAACCTGCTGTCCAATGCCCTGCGCTACACGCCCGAGGCCGGCGTCATCACCATCCGTATCACCAACACGGCACAAGCCACGACCGTGGCCGTGGAAAACACCGGCGCCGACATCGATGCCAAGACCCTGCCCCGGTTGTTCGACCGCTTCTACCGCGCCGATGCTTCCAGGGCCCATCCGGACTCCGACGGCTCCGGGCTGGGCCTAGCCATCACGCGTGCCATCGCCGAGGCCCACGGCGGCCGCGTCACGGCGACGTCGGGCCAGGGGCGAACCTGCTTCGCCCTGGTGTTTCCTCATCGCGCTGCGACGCGATGA